A window of the Streptomyces sp. Ag109_O5-10 genome harbors these coding sequences:
- a CDS encoding type A2 lantipeptide gives MNSTPQVETVEISDAELDNVSGGLSLNAVGTVTGLVDGVAPVSGLVNTVVGTVEGVTGLNTQPVTNLVAGL, from the coding sequence ATGAACTCCACCCCCCAGGTTGAGACCGTCGAGATCTCCGACGCCGAGCTCGACAACGTCTCCGGCGGTCTGTCCCTGAACGCCGTCGGCACCGTCACCGGCCTGGTGGACGGCGTTGCCCCGGTTTCCGGCCTGGTCAACACGGTCGTCGGCACCGTCGAGGGTGTCACCGGCCTGAACACCCAGCCGGTCACCAACCTGGTCGCCGGTCTCTGA
- a CDS encoding ABC transporter ATP-binding protein: MPVRLVCWSLLEAGQTFLLGYALARALDAGFLAGDARTGLWWLAAAAGAVVAGAYGTRRVYGVVADLVEPVRDRLVAGVVARGVREADRGALSGLTQQAEIARDTLAGLVLVSRSFVFTAAGAVTGLCALAPPLLLVVLPPLLAGLALFAATLRPLARRQEAFLTADEALAAELGAVGPALRDVTAAGAEEQVAAQTGRRVDAEFRAARALARWSVIRVAALAVGGQLPPVLLLAAAPWLLAHGMTAGALVGALAYVTQSLLPALQNLVHGLGTGGTRLTVVLRRLRPPPDPGPPPAPAAEATAGAPALSFSAVTFAYGPASTPVLDGLDLVVPCGGHLAVVGPSGIGKSTLTAVAAGLLSPAQGTVRVCGHPVPAARTAALRVLIPQEAYVCTGTLAENLGLLRPDPVPDPELLAAAEAVGLTPLLERLGGPDAPVRPAALSAGERQLIALTRAYLSPAPLALLDEATCHLDAETEARAETAFATRPGGTLVVVAHRIDSARRARRILVMDGPRTAYGTHEELLRTCALYRELAAPGEAAGSQPPLAL, from the coding sequence GTGCCGGTGCGCCTGGTGTGCTGGTCGCTGCTGGAGGCCGGGCAGACCTTTCTGCTCGGCTACGCCCTGGCCCGTGCGCTCGACGCCGGGTTCCTGGCCGGGGACGCGCGGACCGGGCTGTGGTGGCTCGCCGCGGCCGCGGGCGCGGTGGTGGCGGGGGCGTACGGGACCCGGCGAGTGTACGGGGTGGTCGCCGACCTCGTGGAGCCGGTGCGGGACCGCCTGGTCGCGGGGGTGGTCGCGCGCGGGGTGCGGGAGGCCGACCGGGGGGCGCTGTCCGGCCTGACCCAGCAGGCGGAGATCGCCCGGGACACTCTCGCCGGGCTGGTGCTGGTGTCCCGGTCGTTCGTGTTCACGGCCGCCGGCGCCGTCACCGGGCTGTGCGCCCTCGCACCGCCGCTGCTGCTCGTGGTGCTGCCCCCGCTGCTGGCCGGGCTGGCCCTGTTCGCCGCGACGCTGCGCCCGCTGGCACGCCGCCAGGAGGCCTTCCTGACCGCCGACGAGGCGCTCGCGGCGGAACTGGGCGCAGTGGGACCGGCGTTGCGGGACGTCACCGCGGCGGGGGCCGAGGAACAGGTCGCCGCGCAGACCGGTCGGCGGGTGGACGCCGAGTTCCGGGCCGCCCGGGCACTGGCCCGCTGGAGCGTCATACGGGTGGCGGCGCTCGCGGTGGGCGGCCAGCTGCCCCCGGTGCTGCTGCTCGCCGCCGCGCCCTGGCTGCTCGCCCACGGCATGACCGCGGGTGCCCTGGTCGGCGCGCTCGCCTACGTCACGCAGTCCCTGCTTCCCGCCCTGCAGAACCTGGTGCACGGGCTGGGCACCGGCGGGACCCGCCTCACGGTCGTCCTGCGCAGACTCCGCCCGCCCCCGGATCCCGGCCCGCCCCCGGCGCCGGCCGCGGAGGCGACCGCCGGCGCCCCCGCGCTCTCGTTCTCCGCCGTCACCTTCGCCTACGGCCCGGCGAGCACCCCCGTCCTCGACGGACTCGACCTCGTCGTCCCGTGCGGCGGTCATCTCGCCGTCGTGGGCCCCAGCGGGATCGGCAAGTCGACGCTGACCGCGGTGGCCGCCGGGCTGCTGAGCCCGGCGCAGGGCACGGTCCGGGTGTGCGGCCACCCCGTGCCGGCGGCCCGGACGGCCGCGCTGCGGGTGCTGATCCCGCAGGAGGCGTACGTCTGTACGGGCACCCTCGCCGAGAACCTGGGGCTGCTGCGCCCGGACCCCGTCCCGGATCCTGAACTGCTGGCCGCGGCCGAGGCGGTCGGGCTCACGCCGCTCCTGGAGCGGCTCGGCGGTCCGGACGCCCCGGTGCGGCCGGCGGCGCTGTCGGCGGGTGAGCGGCAGCTGATCGCGCTCACCCGTGCCTATCTCTCCCCCGCCCCGCTCGCCCTGCTCGACGAGGCGACCTGCCACCTCGACGCGGAGACCGAGGCCCGCGCCGAGACGGCGTTCGCCACCCGGCCGGGCGGCACGCTGGTGGTCGTCGCGCACCGGATCGACTCGGCCCGCCGCGCCCGGCGGATCCTGGTGATGGACGGCCCCCGCACGGCCTACGGCACCCATGAGGAGCTGCTGCGCACCTGCGCCCTCTACCGGGAGCTGGCGGCGCCCGGCGAGGCGGCAGGGTCACAGCCACCCCTCGCCCTGTGA
- a CDS encoding LuxR C-terminal-related transcriptional regulator, which translates to MIRVLLVHDVCLVRSVLAEWLRREPGLSVDDTPWHGARGRVRAARPDVCAADLDSSGTRGVPPLADLRPAEPGAPAPRLVVLAGANRPGLLKRAAEAGALGYVDKAGAPERLVQAIRRAAEGERFADDSLGFGFLRAAEIPLTRRELSVLELAAGGASIAEIAGSLHLSHGTVRNYMAAITRKTGARNRVDAIRISQGEGWL; encoded by the coding sequence GTGATCCGGGTACTTCTGGTGCACGACGTGTGTCTGGTGAGATCGGTCCTGGCGGAGTGGTTACGCCGGGAACCGGGGCTGAGCGTGGACGACACGCCGTGGCACGGCGCGCGGGGGCGGGTCCGGGCGGCGCGCCCCGACGTGTGCGCCGCAGACCTCGACAGCTCCGGCACCCGCGGCGTGCCGCCGCTGGCCGACCTGCGCCCGGCCGAGCCCGGTGCGCCCGCGCCGCGGCTCGTGGTGCTCGCCGGCGCGAACAGGCCGGGGCTGCTGAAGCGGGCGGCCGAGGCGGGGGCGCTCGGCTACGTCGACAAGGCGGGCGCGCCGGAACGGCTGGTGCAGGCGATCCGGCGCGCCGCCGAGGGGGAACGTTTCGCCGACGACTCGCTGGGCTTCGGCTTCCTGCGGGCGGCCGAGATCCCCCTCACCAGACGGGAGCTGAGCGTGCTGGAACTGGCGGCCGGCGGGGCGTCCATCGCGGAGATCGCCGGCAGCCTGCACCTGTCGCACGGGACCGTGCGCAACTACATGGCGGCGATCACCCGCAAGACCGGGGCCCGCAACCGCGTCGACGCGATCCGGATCTCACAGGGCGAGGGGTGGCTGTGA
- a CDS encoding HlyD family efflux transporter periplasmic adaptor subunit: MQFRQQALAKLQSPEELDLPVRFARPQGWLALSVSVVVMAAASVWAVTGSVASTVSAQAILTHGQGSYILQSPVAGQVTAVLAEQGERLPANSPVLKVHTSQGDSVVRTVAAGRISALAATIGQIIQTGTNVAAVEKVAHASDPLYATVYVPAENASSIPADAPVDLTVSSVSTQEYGVLRGHVRSVDRAAQSAQSISAFLGDSQLGEQFTKKGRPVAVLVRLDPSKRTKSGYRWSSADGPPFKLDSMTLASGSIRLADQRPVDWLLP; encoded by the coding sequence GTGCAGTTCCGCCAACAGGCCCTCGCCAAGCTCCAGTCACCGGAGGAGCTCGACCTTCCGGTGCGGTTCGCCCGTCCGCAGGGCTGGCTCGCGCTGTCCGTCTCCGTCGTCGTGATGGCGGCGGCCTCGGTGTGGGCGGTGACCGGTTCGGTCGCCTCCACGGTGAGCGCGCAGGCCATCCTCACCCACGGGCAGGGCAGCTACATCCTGCAGAGCCCGGTCGCCGGGCAGGTCACGGCGGTCCTCGCCGAGCAGGGCGAGCGGCTGCCGGCGAACTCCCCCGTCCTGAAGGTGCACACGAGCCAGGGCGACTCCGTCGTGCGCACGGTCGCCGCGGGCCGGATCAGCGCGCTCGCCGCGACCATCGGGCAGATCATCCAGACCGGCACGAACGTCGCCGCCGTGGAGAAGGTCGCCCACGCCTCGGACCCGCTCTACGCGACGGTGTACGTCCCCGCCGAGAACGCCTCGTCCATCCCCGCGGACGCCCCGGTCGACCTGACCGTGTCGTCGGTGTCGACGCAGGAGTACGGCGTGCTGCGCGGACATGTGAGGTCGGTGGACCGCGCCGCCCAGTCGGCGCAGTCGATCTCGGCGTTCCTCGGCGACAGCCAGCTCGGCGAACAATTCACCAAGAAGGGCCGACCGGTGGCCGTACTGGTCCGGCTGGACCCGTCGAAGAGGACGAAGAGCGGCTACCGGTGGTCCTCGGCGGACGGGCCGCCGTTCAAGCTCGACTCCATGACCCTGGCCTCGGGTTCGATCCGGCTGGCCGACCAGCGTCCCGTCGATTGGCTGCTCCCGTGA
- a CDS encoding S1 family peptidase produces the protein MSHKRIPKRKAAIAVGGVAALGAAAFLLPMANASQDNASGATAAPKTLKAAGASNLAAQLQQLLGQAFAGSYYDSAKQQLVVNVVNGDNNVVAQAEQAGAVVRQVQNSTSALEAVAKTLKTKATIPGTAWAVDPKTNKVVVTADSTVSGTKWDTLQSTVQGLGSNMATLKKSSGTFKTLVSGGDAIFSQVQNGTVRCSLGFNVTASDGSPAFLTAGHCGVAAKDWSDSETGQPIATVDQAQFPGNGDFSLVKYNDATTQAPSEVNIGNGQTVAINQAADATVGETVFRMGSTTGLHDGQVTGLDATVNFQSETDPNGVDTVTGLIQTNVCAEAGDSGGSLFTQDGGAVGMTSGGSGDCTSGGETFFQPVTTALQATGATLGGAGAGAGAGAGDGSATADPSATAGAQNGAGDQIGGDQIGGTADPSATAGDQSGTGDPTGTGTGDQSGTGAGTGTGDQSGTGAGTGTGDQSGTGADSTSSSH, from the coding sequence TTGAGTCACAAGCGAATTCCGAAGCGCAAGGCCGCCATCGCGGTGGGCGGTGTCGCCGCGCTCGGAGCCGCGGCGTTCCTGCTGCCGATGGCCAACGCGTCCCAGGACAACGCCTCCGGCGCCACCGCTGCCCCCAAGACCCTGAAGGCCGCGGGCGCCTCGAACCTCGCCGCGCAGCTCCAGCAGCTCCTCGGCCAGGCCTTCGCCGGGTCCTACTACGACAGCGCCAAGCAGCAGCTGGTCGTCAACGTCGTCAACGGCGACAACAACGTGGTCGCTCAGGCGGAGCAGGCCGGCGCGGTCGTGCGCCAGGTGCAGAACAGCACCTCGGCACTCGAGGCCGTCGCCAAGACCCTGAAGACCAAGGCGACCATCCCGGGCACCGCCTGGGCCGTCGACCCGAAGACCAACAAGGTCGTGGTCACCGCCGACTCCACCGTCTCCGGCACCAAGTGGGACACCCTGCAGTCGACGGTCCAGGGCCTCGGCTCGAACATGGCGACCCTCAAGAAGTCGTCGGGCACCTTCAAGACCCTCGTCTCCGGCGGCGACGCGATCTTCTCCCAGGTGCAGAACGGCACCGTCCGCTGCTCCCTCGGCTTCAACGTCACCGCCTCGGACGGCAGCCCCGCCTTCCTGACGGCCGGTCACTGCGGGGTCGCGGCCAAGGACTGGTCCGACTCCGAGACCGGCCAGCCCATCGCCACCGTGGACCAGGCCCAGTTCCCCGGCAACGGCGACTTCTCGCTCGTCAAGTACAACGACGCCACCACCCAGGCGCCCAGCGAGGTCAACATAGGCAACGGCCAGACCGTCGCCATCAACCAGGCCGCCGACGCCACCGTCGGCGAGACCGTGTTCCGGATGGGCTCCACCACCGGGCTGCACGACGGCCAGGTCACCGGCCTCGACGCCACCGTCAACTTCCAGAGCGAGACCGATCCCAACGGGGTCGACACCGTCACCGGTCTCATCCAGACCAACGTCTGCGCCGAGGCCGGCGACAGCGGCGGCTCGCTGTTCACTCAGGACGGCGGCGCGGTCGGCATGACCTCCGGCGGCAGCGGCGACTGCACCTCCGGCGGCGAGACCTTCTTCCAGCCGGTGACCACCGCCCTGCAGGCGACCGGCGCGACCCTCGGCGGCGCGGGCGCGGGAGCCGGCGCGGGAGCCGGTGACGGCAGCGCCACGGCCGACCCGTCCGCCACCGCCGGTGCCCAGAACGGCGCCGGCGACCAGATCGGCGGCGACCAGATCGGCGGCACCGCCGACCCGTCCGCCACCGCGGGCGACCAGAGCGGCACCGGGGACCCGACCGGCACCGGTACCGGCGACCAGTCGGGCACGGGTGCCGGGACGGGCACCGGCGACCAGTCCGGAACGGGTGCCGGGACGGGCACCGGCGACCAGTCCGGGACCGGCGCGGACAGCACCTCGTCGTCCCACTGA
- a CDS encoding NHLP family bacteriocin export ABC transporter peptidase/permease/ATPase subunit: MTTAQETRGRRRAAPPKRPVPKGRGRTVRTPTVLQMEAVECGAASLSMVLGHYGRHVPLEELRIACGVSRDGSRASNLLKAARSYGLTAKGMQMDLAALADVQGPAILFWEFNHYVVYDGMGRRFGRRGVYINDPAKGRRFVPMEEFDGSFTGVVLVLEPGDGFERGGRRPGVLGAMPARLRGTAGTMPAAILASLLLVVVGAAVPALSRQYIDLFLIGGQTSLLTVLFAAMGTCVLLTLVLTWLQQANLLHGRIVSSTLSSARFLRHLLRLPVTFFAQRSPADLVQRLQSNDQVAETLARDLAAAGVDAVVVVLYAVLLYTYDVQLTFLGIGVALLNIVAMRLVVRLRATRTAKLRADTARLTNTSYTGLQLIETMKATGGEDGYFRRWAGQHASTLEEQQRLGVPSAWLGVVAPTLATVNSALILWIGGMRAVEGGISVGLLVAFQSLVTRFTAPLTRLNGVAGRIQDFAADVARLKDVENFQADPVYARPGAGDSTRRLQGHVELENISFGYSPLDKPLLTGFDLSVGPGRQVALVGGSGSGKSTVSRLISGLYAPWEGVIRIDGRRLEDIPRGALAASVSFVDQDVFLFEGSVRDNVALWDPSIPDEAVVEALRDAALYDVVARRPGGIHSRVEQDGRNFSGGQRQRLEIARALVRRPSILVLDEVTSALDAETELTVMDNLRRRGCACVVIAHRLSTVRDSDEIVVLQHGTVVERGRHDELVAHGGAYAALVRER, from the coding sequence GTGACCACCGCCCAGGAGACCCGCGGCCGCCGCCGCGCCGCGCCGCCCAAGCGTCCGGTTCCCAAGGGCCGCGGCCGGACGGTCCGTACGCCCACCGTGCTCCAGATGGAGGCCGTCGAGTGCGGCGCCGCCTCCCTCTCCATGGTCCTCGGCCACTACGGCCGCCATGTCCCGCTGGAGGAGCTGCGCATCGCCTGCGGTGTCTCCCGCGACGGCTCGCGCGCCAGCAATCTGCTGAAGGCGGCCCGCAGTTACGGCCTCACCGCCAAGGGCATGCAGATGGACCTGGCCGCCCTGGCCGACGTGCAGGGACCGGCGATCCTGTTCTGGGAGTTCAACCACTACGTCGTCTACGACGGCATGGGCCGCCGCTTCGGCCGCCGGGGCGTGTACATCAACGACCCCGCCAAGGGCCGCCGGTTCGTGCCGATGGAGGAGTTCGACGGCAGCTTCACCGGTGTCGTCCTGGTCCTGGAACCGGGCGACGGCTTCGAGCGGGGCGGCCGGCGCCCCGGCGTCCTCGGTGCCATGCCGGCCCGGCTGCGCGGCACCGCCGGCACCATGCCGGCCGCCATCCTGGCCAGCCTGCTGCTGGTGGTCGTGGGCGCGGCGGTGCCCGCGCTCAGCCGCCAGTACATCGACCTGTTCCTCATCGGCGGCCAGACCTCGCTGCTCACCGTGCTGTTCGCCGCGATGGGCACCTGCGTCCTGCTCACCCTGGTGCTGACCTGGCTGCAGCAGGCGAACCTGCTGCACGGCCGGATCGTCTCCTCCACGCTGTCCAGCGCCCGCTTCCTGCGCCACCTGCTGCGCCTGCCGGTGACCTTCTTCGCCCAGCGCAGCCCGGCCGACCTGGTGCAGCGCCTGCAGTCCAACGACCAGGTCGCCGAGACCCTGGCCCGCGACCTCGCGGCGGCCGGCGTGGACGCCGTGGTCGTCGTCCTCTACGCCGTGCTCCTCTACACCTACGACGTCCAGCTCACCTTCCTCGGCATCGGCGTGGCCCTGCTGAACATCGTGGCGATGCGGCTCGTGGTACGGCTGCGTGCGACCCGGACCGCGAAGCTGCGCGCGGACACCGCCCGGCTCACCAACACCTCCTACACCGGCCTCCAGCTGATCGAGACGATGAAGGCGACCGGCGGCGAGGACGGCTACTTCCGCAGGTGGGCGGGGCAGCACGCGAGCACGCTCGAGGAGCAGCAGCGGCTCGGGGTGCCGAGCGCCTGGCTCGGCGTGGTGGCCCCGACACTGGCCACCGTCAACAGCGCGCTGATCCTGTGGATCGGCGGCATGCGGGCGGTCGAGGGCGGCATCTCGGTCGGCCTCCTGGTCGCCTTCCAGTCCCTGGTCACCCGCTTCACCGCCCCGCTGACCCGGCTCAACGGGGTCGCGGGCCGCATCCAGGACTTCGCCGCCGACGTGGCCCGCCTCAAGGACGTGGAGAACTTCCAGGCGGACCCGGTCTACGCCCGCCCCGGCGCCGGCGACTCCACCCGGCGGCTGCAGGGCCACGTCGAGCTGGAGAACATCAGCTTCGGCTACAGCCCGCTGGACAAGCCCCTGCTCACCGGCTTCGACCTCTCCGTCGGCCCCGGCCGCCAGGTCGCCCTGGTCGGCGGCTCGGGCAGCGGCAAGTCCACCGTCTCCCGGCTGATCTCGGGCCTGTACGCCCCCTGGGAGGGCGTGATCCGCATCGACGGCCGGCGTCTGGAGGACATCCCGCGCGGCGCGCTGGCCGCCTCCGTCTCCTTCGTCGACCAGGACGTCTTCCTCTTCGAGGGGTCGGTCCGCGACAACGTGGCGCTGTGGGACCCGTCGATCCCGGACGAGGCCGTGGTGGAGGCGCTGCGCGACGCGGCCCTGTACGACGTGGTGGCGCGCCGGCCCGGCGGGATCCACAGCAGGGTCGAGCAGGACGGCCGCAACTTCTCCGGCGGCCAGCGCCAGCGCCTGGAGATCGCGCGGGCGCTGGTGCGCCGGCCGAGCATCCTCGTCCTCGACGAGGTGACCAGCGCGCTGGACGCGGAGACCGAGCTGACCGTCATGGACAACCTGCGGCGGCGCGGCTGCGCCTGCGTCGTCATCGCGCACCGGCTGAGCACGGTCCGCGACAGCGACGAGATCGTCGTGCTCCAGCACGGCACGGTCGTGGAGCGCGGGCGGCACGACGAGCTGGTGGCACACGGCGGGGCGTACGCCGCGCTGGTCAGGGAGCGATGA
- a CDS encoding SpoIIE family protein phosphatase, translating into MGPPPAGAEPDAEVPAAGGSRSGRPLLSLALAAMLEEVQAHSGAVYLLAADEPVLEMSVTAGLPRAFAAPWERVGLSAPIPVADAARDRRLVWVGGEEDMARRYPRIAVVLPYAFALAALPVATADTLYGAVYVTWPGAHPTVLSDRERESLTSACDRLAVRLERVARQNRPLRGEPDLLAAPPSGVAGTFGTVEAARMVGRLPYGLVSLDLRGRVAFANGAAAELLGVQVDDLLGTQPWVSVPWLNDPMYEDRYRAALLSQHVTSFVALRPPGDWLSFRMYPSTTGLTTRISRARAVAEMVGAAPRADAAPTHRLVTISQVLSLAGALTEAVGVQDVVQLVADEVAPSVGSQAVVVLGPRGGRLHVLGHRGHEEPRTVERFDGLPLAERTPGTHVLNTGVPAFFESRQQLERLYPDRRDTPDGFAAWAYLPLIASGRPVGTCVLAYAEPHVFPADERAVLTSLGGLIAQALERALLYDAKNQLAHGLQAALLPHSLTPPAGIEAAARYLPATHGMEIGGDFYDLVPTRPLAAAVIGDVQGHNVTAAGLMGQIRTGVRAFTSVGQTPEEVMCSTNRLLIDSGAELFASCLYLRLDPERGRAVMARAGHPPPLLRRPDGRVRVLDLAGGPLLGIDSEATYPTTEVSLAPGAVLALYTDGLVESPGMDIEDALVGLGELLSENGDQPLDRLADTLVRHSAAAQERVDDVAVLLLRAEAGG; encoded by the coding sequence ATGGGGCCGCCTCCGGCGGGAGCGGAGCCCGACGCCGAGGTGCCGGCGGCCGGGGGCAGCCGCTCCGGCCGGCCCCTGTTGTCGCTGGCGCTGGCCGCCATGCTGGAGGAGGTCCAGGCGCACTCCGGCGCGGTCTACCTGCTCGCGGCCGACGAGCCGGTCCTGGAGATGTCGGTGACGGCGGGGCTGCCCCGGGCCTTCGCCGCGCCCTGGGAGCGGGTCGGGCTCAGCGCGCCGATCCCGGTCGCGGACGCGGCGCGCGACCGGCGGCTGGTGTGGGTGGGCGGCGAGGAGGACATGGCGCGCCGGTACCCGCGCATCGCGGTGGTGCTGCCGTACGCGTTCGCGCTGGCCGCGCTCCCCGTGGCGACGGCGGACACCCTGTACGGGGCGGTGTACGTGACCTGGCCCGGCGCCCATCCGACGGTGCTGTCCGACCGGGAGCGGGAGTCGCTGACCTCGGCGTGCGACCGGCTGGCGGTGCGGCTGGAGCGGGTCGCCCGGCAGAACCGTCCGCTGCGCGGCGAACCGGATCTGCTGGCGGCACCCCCGTCGGGGGTGGCGGGCACGTTCGGCACGGTGGAGGCGGCGCGGATGGTGGGGCGGCTGCCGTACGGGCTCGTCTCGCTCGATCTGCGCGGCCGGGTCGCCTTCGCCAACGGGGCGGCGGCCGAACTGCTCGGCGTGCAGGTCGACGATCTGCTGGGCACCCAGCCGTGGGTGTCGGTGCCGTGGCTGAACGACCCGATGTACGAGGACCGCTACCGGGCGGCGCTGCTCAGTCAGCACGTGACGTCGTTCGTGGCGCTGCGGCCGCCCGGCGACTGGCTGTCGTTCCGGATGTATCCGAGCACGACCGGGCTGACCACGCGGATCAGCCGGGCGCGGGCGGTCGCCGAGATGGTGGGGGCGGCCCCGCGCGCGGACGCCGCGCCGACGCACCGGCTGGTCACCATCTCGCAGGTGCTGAGCCTGGCCGGGGCGCTGACCGAGGCCGTCGGGGTGCAGGACGTGGTGCAGCTGGTGGCGGACGAGGTCGCCCCGTCCGTCGGCAGCCAGGCCGTGGTGGTGCTCGGCCCGCGGGGCGGACGGCTGCACGTGCTGGGGCACCGCGGGCACGAGGAGCCGCGGACCGTGGAGCGCTTCGACGGCCTCCCGCTGGCCGAACGCACGCCCGGCACCCATGTCCTGAACACCGGCGTGCCGGCGTTCTTCGAGTCGAGGCAGCAATTGGAGCGGCTCTATCCGGATCGGCGCGACACTCCGGACGGGTTCGCCGCCTGGGCGTACCTGCCGCTGATCGCGTCGGGCCGCCCGGTGGGCACCTGTGTCCTCGCCTACGCCGAGCCGCACGTCTTCCCGGCCGACGAGCGTGCCGTCCTCACCAGCCTCGGCGGGCTGATCGCGCAGGCGCTGGAGCGGGCCCTGCTCTACGACGCGAAGAACCAGCTTGCGCACGGTCTGCAGGCGGCCCTGCTGCCGCACTCGCTGACCCCGCCGGCCGGTATCGAGGCGGCCGCCCGCTATCTGCCGGCCACGCACGGCATGGAGATCGGCGGCGACTTCTACGACCTGGTGCCCACCCGGCCGCTGGCCGCGGCGGTGATCGGGGACGTGCAGGGGCACAACGTGACGGCGGCCGGGCTGATGGGCCAGATCCGTACCGGAGTACGGGCCTTCACGAGCGTCGGGCAGACGCCGGAGGAGGTGATGTGCAGCACCAACCGGCTGCTGATCGACTCCGGTGCCGAGCTGTTCGCGAGCTGTCTGTACCTGCGGCTGGACCCGGAGCGCGGGCGCGCGGTGATGGCGCGGGCTGGGCATCCGCCGCCGCTGCTGAGACGTCCGGACGGTCGGGTGCGGGTCCTCGATCTGGCCGGCGGCCCGTTGCTGGGCATCGACTCGGAGGCGACGTACCCGACGACCGAGGTGTCGCTCGCGCCGGGCGCGGTGCTCGCCCTCTACACCGACGGGCTGGTCGAGTCCCCCGGCATGGACATCGAGGACGCCCTGGTCGGACTCGGGGAACTGCTCTCGGAGAACGGCGACCAGCCACTGGACCGGCTCGCCGACACGCTCGTGCGGCACAGTGCGGCGGCGCAGGAGCGTGTCGACGATGTCGCGGTGCTGTTGCTGCGGGCCGAGGCCGGCGGCTGA
- a CDS encoding PaaI family thioesterase: MTMTTAEADKILSANFAPWVLDLGLAVEALGEDRAVLRLPWSDRLSREGGGLSGQALMAAADTATVIAVSAARGGFVPMTTVQQSTSFQRAVTGSDVLIEAVLTKLGRRMAFADITMSDQRSGALAAQASTVYAILG, encoded by the coding sequence ATGACGATGACCACCGCCGAAGCCGACAAGATCCTCTCCGCCAACTTCGCCCCTTGGGTGCTCGACCTGGGGCTGGCCGTCGAGGCGCTGGGCGAGGACCGGGCGGTGCTGCGTCTGCCCTGGTCGGACCGGCTGTCGCGGGAGGGCGGCGGGCTGTCGGGGCAGGCGCTGATGGCGGCCGCCGACACGGCGACGGTGATCGCGGTCTCGGCGGCCCGGGGCGGCTTCGTGCCGATGACGACGGTGCAGCAGTCGACCTCGTTCCAGCGCGCGGTGACCGGTTCGGATGTCCTGATCGAAGCGGTGCTGACCAAACTGGGCCGCCGGATGGCGTTCGCCGACATCACGATGAGCGATCAGCGGTCGGGTGCGCTCGCGGCACAGGCGAGCACGGTGTACGCGATTCTGGGCTGA